The Candidatus Desulfarcum epimagneticum region GGATTTTTTCTTTTGAAGGAAAATAATCCGCCAGCGTCATGGCGGTGTCCAGCCAGAGATGGTCGTATTTTTCAATGAGCTTCCGGTAAGCCGATGTCTCGTCAAATCCCAGGTGGGGAACGCAGATTTTAAGGCCCGGGAAATCCTTTAACACGCGCTCGATTTTTTCAGCGGCGCACATCTGATAGGGATCGCAGGGGTACGCCTCGCTTTTGGGCTCTCTTCCGGCGTGCATGACAATGGGTTTTTCCCGGGCCAGACAGCGCTCATACAAACGGCCCATGTCATCGCCGTTGATGTCAAAGCATTGCACATGGACGTGGAGTTTGAGCCCTTTCAAACCGGCGTCGAAGGCGTCATCCAAAATCTTCACATCGTCCTTTTCGCCGGGAAACACCGTGGCCATGCCGGTGATCCGCCCGGGGCGCCCGGCCTGTTTTTCAACCATATATTGATTGAGCATCCGGGCGATTCCCGGCTTGTGGGCATACTGAAGCGCCACGATATGCCCAACGCCCCGGGACAGCAGAAAATCAAATATCGCCGATGTGTCCATTCGGTATCGGATTCGCCAGGCATGGGCGTCAAACCACTTCCAT contains the following coding sequences:
- a CDS encoding Amidohydrolase, which codes for MLKPNMSFINDPEGENVPAGLPPVIDTHVHIFPDAVFSAIWKWFDAHAWRIRYRMDTSAIFDFLLSRGVGHIVALQYAHKPGIARMLNQYMVEKQAGRPGRITGMATVFPGEKDDVKILDDAFDAGLKGLKLHVHVQCFDINGDDMGRLYERCLAREKPIVMHAGREPKSEAYPCDPYQMCAAEKIERVLKDFPGLKICVPHLGFDETSAYRKLIEKYDHLWLDTAMTLADYFPSKEKIRLGRWRPDRVMHGSDFPNIPYAWDRELKALKAAGLSRKSLERISGKNALEFFDIE